From one Cardinium endosymbiont of Dermatophagoides farinae genomic stretch:
- the traM gene encoding conjugative transposon protein TraM has translation MDKKKLGFGLAGLLVIAWIILRDVRKTKSWHEFFVAPPPKTCKLLEKSEPLSITKETNQRIKGVGRFQSAQVGCSLFEDMAKNINKEVSTGEPEPVKEPEKVSVKPKKVVQKLKKIVHPQKQEKNYFPVAFERKGRKRNIKVKNSFAAGYVYGTQELKHGRSIKIRVKEAFSYKGQEIPKGAFLYGIVAFGKERILSKLETAEFGKNVIPVAIGLYDSDYMIGLLVENLHPFIDQAQNKLLSKAASSGSNSWIREISGVVVDGIKSVKNEQKITIENRRKVFLQPIEK, from the coding sequence ATGGATAAAAAGAAATTAGGTTTTGGATTAGCTGGGTTATTGGTTATTGCTTGGATTATATTACGGGATGTAAGAAAAACAAAGAGTTGGCATGAGTTTTTTGTAGCCCCTCCACCTAAAACTTGTAAACTACTTGAAAAATCAGAACCATTATCGATTACTAAAGAAACGAATCAGAGAATTAAAGGTGTTGGTCGCTTTCAATCAGCACAGGTAGGTTGCTCTTTGTTTGAGGATATGGCTAAAAATATAAATAAAGAAGTATCAACAGGTGAACCAGAACCGGTTAAAGAACCTGAAAAAGTTAGTGTTAAACCTAAAAAAGTAGTGCAAAAACTTAAGAAAATAGTCCATCCTCAAAAACAGGAAAAAAACTACTTTCCAGTAGCCTTTGAAAGAAAAGGCAGAAAAAGGAATATTAAGGTAAAAAACAGCTTTGCTGCAGGTTATGTTTATGGGACACAAGAACTCAAACATGGGAGAAGTATTAAAATACGTGTCAAAGAAGCTTTTTCGTACAAAGGTCAAGAAATACCTAAAGGTGCGTTTTTATACGGCATCGTTGCTTTTGGAAAAGAAAGAATTCTTTCTAAATTAGAAACAGCTGAATTTGGTAAAAATGTGATTCCAGTGGCTATAGGTTTGTATGATTCAGATTATATGATTGGCCTATTAGTAGAAAATTTACATCCTTTCATTGATCAAGCGCAAAACAAATTGCTTAGTAAAGCAGCTAGTAGTGGCAGTAATTCTTGGATAAGAGAGATCAGTGGAGTAGTAGTAGATGGTATTAAATCAGTTAAAAATGAACAAAAAATCACAATAGAAAATAGAAGAAAAGTATTCCTTCAACCAATAGAAAAATGA
- a CDS encoding VirB8/TrbF family protein codes for MLDSKDQSSTVQSIHKLNSYHYGNIINLLRFLVVFLLVSLGGLSAFLGYLVFKQNRSDLVYFATLEGTHVGIRKENPNHNTRESFEVENFAMRFIQDGFAHSENNYQENIERALTVMNNTSRVTLKKLFSDDSLFQVYKESNGVTTVYVKSIHTDTQNYPYRSQIYFQTDLKFLTGQGKVKTHSYHQGIALEMQPTARCSKNPYGLMITDLTFLNHEEK; via the coding sequence ATGTTAGATAGTAAAGATCAGTCATCAACCGTTCAATCGATTCATAAGCTAAACAGCTATCATTACGGGAATATTATTAACCTATTACGCTTTTTAGTAGTTTTTCTTTTGGTATCATTAGGTGGGTTATCTGCTTTTTTAGGCTATTTGGTCTTTAAACAAAACAGAAGTGATTTGGTCTATTTTGCTACCCTTGAAGGGACCCATGTGGGTATAAGAAAAGAGAATCCCAATCATAACACTAGAGAATCTTTTGAAGTAGAAAATTTTGCTATGCGTTTTATCCAAGATGGCTTTGCCCATAGCGAAAACAATTATCAAGAAAACATTGAACGAGCCTTGACCGTCATGAATAACACATCCAGAGTCACCCTAAAAAAACTCTTTTCTGATGATAGTTTGTTTCAAGTATATAAGGAATCTAATGGGGTAACTACGGTTTATGTTAAAAGCATACATACTGATACACAAAACTATCCCTATAGATCACAGATTTATTTTCAAACGGATTTAAAATTTTTAACCGGTCAAGGAAAAGTAAAAACCCATAGCTACCATCAAGGCATTGCATTAGAAATGCAACCAACAGCTAGATGTAGTAAAAATCCATATGGGTTAATGATCACTGATTTAACCTTTTTAAACCATGAAGAAAAGTAG
- a CDS encoding VirB4 family type IV secretion system protein, with product MLFSKKDKKEDLHRVLPFVDFHDDMAISADGTISVPFKAFLAFQEQYTEQHYIDWTHMLSSSMKELPSGSLLQQIDIYHPDQWHNPSVDSNELDFFKQKQFSYTESRPILHYESYIILSFPGFYKDYTPLSTFYSRDETKNFSKNPFTNLEKRLTIAKKDAAQFRQSVSTNLPLTPLTSDEFSRLVHRCLSLNFKDPEGTLYGGLVKNKEYVEVANRKAQVISLMESSAEPSYTVLDKFGNNGGVCAPLTEGLGRSLDFPHIISRVIRMIDSEAFLKNHFNAFAWSEATKLDERKLQNIRHIRSEMAEFEQTLLQRNEPIVYLSFLVIPFCITDLETLNNYSAQVLAAFAGIGMRGYLETIDTANLFCAALPGNGNQVYRRIPIPLLTAIAHMNSTTPFTGYKEGVLLANRYREPIYFNPFNTDLDNQNAFIFGPSGSGKSFFNGKMIKNRFEAGHIVIVIDSGGTYRHLFEALGGKYIELSAEKSLALNPFLFPSDESGRFLPDSSKIIFLVGLIGKMWKGDLNKNPMSEVKKFLLSQWISDYYRNLSEDVIPTLTGFYDYLQALVAANGKAILDLKKDQLFLFQEFFIVLHPFSHGIYKDHFNALSQDYLVDHRLVCFELEAIKGNSKLYPLVVQILFDFAFEMVAKHPDATKFIDIEEGWTNLDDASREHIEAFYRKGRKTKTSIRIITQDIGEIKSSKIASAIKNNAATFILLYNEKASSREEIGTFLGMNALDMQKYASLRRHNGPGGFREIFIKEMGQSHVWLLEPSLWEHAMFTSHPSERNQIAALAKKHGNIEDGIAEWVYHTKQKYYV from the coding sequence ATGCTTTTCTCGAAAAAAGATAAGAAAGAAGACTTACATAGAGTTCTTCCATTTGTGGATTTTCATGACGATATGGCTATATCTGCAGATGGGACTATATCTGTTCCCTTTAAAGCATTTTTAGCCTTTCAGGAACAGTACACAGAGCAGCACTATATAGACTGGACGCATATGCTATCTAGTAGTATGAAAGAGCTGCCCTCTGGTAGCCTCTTACAACAGATAGACATATACCACCCAGATCAATGGCATAATCCATCTGTAGATAGTAACGAGCTTGATTTTTTTAAACAAAAACAATTCAGTTATACAGAAAGTCGTCCTATACTGCACTATGAATCCTATATTATACTTTCCTTTCCTGGATTCTATAAGGATTATACGCCACTATCTACTTTTTATTCTAGAGATGAGACCAAAAATTTTAGTAAAAATCCATTCACTAACTTAGAAAAGCGACTCACAATAGCTAAAAAAGATGCCGCCCAATTTCGTCAAAGTGTATCTACCAATCTTCCCTTAACTCCTCTTACGTCTGATGAATTTTCCAGACTGGTACATAGATGTTTATCCTTAAACTTTAAAGATCCTGAAGGCACATTATATGGTGGTTTGGTTAAAAATAAAGAATATGTAGAGGTGGCTAACAGAAAAGCGCAAGTGATTTCTTTAATGGAAAGTTCTGCTGAGCCTAGTTATACAGTGCTGGATAAGTTTGGTAACAATGGTGGCGTATGTGCCCCTTTAACAGAAGGCCTTGGGCGTAGTTTAGACTTTCCGCATATCATTTCCAGAGTCATTCGTATGATTGACTCTGAAGCATTCTTAAAAAACCACTTCAATGCATTTGCCTGGAGTGAGGCTACTAAACTAGATGAACGTAAGCTTCAAAACATCAGACATATACGCAGCGAGATGGCTGAATTCGAACAAACCCTTCTCCAGCGTAACGAACCCATTGTTTATTTATCTTTTTTAGTTATACCTTTTTGTATAACTGATTTGGAGACTCTTAATAACTATAGTGCTCAAGTACTAGCTGCTTTCGCCGGGATAGGCATGAGGGGTTATTTAGAAACCATAGATACCGCTAATTTATTTTGTGCTGCTTTACCAGGTAATGGCAATCAGGTGTATAGGCGTATACCGATTCCTTTATTAACAGCTATCGCTCATATGAATAGTACCACACCATTCACAGGCTATAAAGAAGGTGTGTTACTGGCCAATAGATACAGAGAACCCATCTATTTCAATCCATTTAACACCGATTTAGACAATCAAAATGCATTTATTTTCGGACCTTCTGGATCTGGAAAATCTTTTTTTAACGGCAAAATGATTAAAAATCGATTTGAAGCAGGCCATATAGTGATTGTCATTGACAGTGGCGGGACCTATCGCCATTTATTTGAAGCTTTAGGAGGGAAATATATTGAACTCAGTGCAGAAAAATCTTTAGCCTTAAATCCTTTTTTATTTCCATCTGATGAATCTGGCAGGTTCCTGCCAGATAGCAGTAAAATCATCTTTTTGGTCGGGCTCATTGGCAAAATGTGGAAGGGAGATTTGAATAAAAATCCCATGAGTGAAGTAAAAAAATTTTTACTCTCTCAGTGGATTAGTGATTATTATAGAAATTTGTCAGAGGATGTCATCCCTACTTTAACGGGATTTTATGACTATTTACAAGCATTGGTAGCAGCTAATGGGAAAGCTATTCTTGATCTAAAAAAAGATCAGTTGTTCCTTTTTCAAGAATTTTTTATTGTTTTACATCCATTTTCCCATGGTATTTACAAAGATCATTTTAATGCATTATCACAAGACTATCTAGTAGACCATAGGTTAGTTTGTTTTGAGCTAGAAGCTATTAAAGGCAATAGCAAACTCTATCCATTGGTAGTGCAAATTCTTTTTGACTTTGCTTTTGAGATGGTTGCTAAACATCCAGATGCTACTAAATTCATAGACATTGAAGAAGGTTGGACGAATTTAGATGATGCTTCTAGGGAGCACATAGAAGCTTTTTACCGAAAAGGCAGAAAAACCAAAACTTCTATCCGAATCATCACGCAAGACATCGGGGAAATCAAATCATCTAAGATCGCCAGTGCCATTAAAAACAATGCCGCTACCTTTATCCTTTTATATAATGAAAAAGCCTCTAGCAGAGAAGAAATAGGTACTTTCTTAGGTATGAATGCGTTAGACATGCAAAAGTATGCCAGTCTGCGCAGACACAATGGCCCAGGCGGTTTTAGGGAAATCTTTATTAAAGAGATGGGACAGAGTCATGTGTGGCTACTAGAACCCTCTCTTTGGGAACATGCTATGTTTACCTCTCATCCATCAGAAAGAAACCAAATTGCTGCATTGGCTAAAAAACATGGAAACATAGAAGATGGCATTGCAGAATGGGTATACCATACTAAACAAAAATATTATGTCTAG
- a CDS encoding ankyrin repeat domain-containing protein, which yields MKLLLYYLYFLACSCLATTCEKTEVKPKVEYNQLNQKKDSSKNSQMGSKKCLDVNGIGSGGLPSLYKAVGFNDLKEARILLESGADPNVIYKDDCPLEAAVSKRNKEMVSLLLSYGAKIVFQEDGTSKVLDAVCSKKDAVSKEIYALLVSYLPPEEAARLDLEWQKDINEVKNRSTLLLQAVRKNDLDKARKLLKLGADPNITNVSSNPLEVAIRNKNKEMVSLLLSHGAEVIFRKDGKSDILISLELDNDQETLDIILCHFARKGKKDSVGLSPIHWACRDGYLNVVKHILDKSPSLVHNTDNPYKFTPLHWASRRGFKEIIELLVSKGASKRATSKSGFTPLMLAISNKHEELKSILSPDGFSRHSKLVDKDWKCSICIESVQDSRDKIFPVIPLDCGHKFHFRCITQNVLSQHQNHQTINCPNCRGNLSADIVQKIVSSATAPTMSAFSTLNAVRQKNTPMLKSLLEKGGNPNESSISNAALEEAVRQSNYEMVTLLLDYGADPTYQDPGTNNTPLHYAADNMLFERTSQDVSDKIFIALIKHGAKVNMQRLGSDSRETPRDCVCTYDNPLLVLTEAGGIRSGYFDDIQPAFGLSGSKVKQKILFSKELESRGYHAKL from the coding sequence ATGAAATTATTATTATATTATTTATATTTTTTAGCTTGTAGCTGTTTAGCTACTACTTGTGAAAAAACGGAAGTCAAGCCAAAGGTTGAATATAATCAGCTGAATCAAAAGAAAGACTCCTCTAAAAATAGTCAGATGGGTTCAAAGAAGTGTTTAGATGTCAATGGAATAGGTTCAGGAGGTCTTCCATCTTTATATAAGGCAGTAGGTTTCAATGATTTAAAAGAAGCTAGGATTCTATTGGAATCAGGCGCTGATCCGAATGTTATCTATAAAGATGACTGCCCTCTTGAGGCAGCTGTTAGTAAGAGAAACAAGGAAATGGTCTCTTTATTACTCTCTTATGGGGCTAAAATTGTTTTTCAAGAAGATGGAACATCAAAAGTTTTAGATGCTGTGTGCTCTAAAAAAGATGCTGTATCTAAGGAGATATATGCTCTTTTAGTTTCTTACCTACCTCCTGAAGAGGCTGCTAGGTTAGACTTAGAATGGCAAAAAGATATTAATGAAGTTAAGAATAGAAGTACACTTTTATTACAGGCTGTTAGGAAAAATGATTTAGATAAAGCAAGAAAACTTTTAAAGTTGGGCGCAGATCCGAATATAACTAATGTAAGTAGTAACCCTCTTGAGGTAGCTATACGTAATAAGAATAAAGAGATGGTCTCTTTATTACTTTCTCATGGAGCAGAGGTAATATTTAGAAAAGATGGGAAGTCAGATATTTTAATCTCTTTAGAGTTAGATAACGATCAAGAAACTCTTGACATAATCCTTTGCCATTTTGCTAGGAAAGGTAAGAAAGATTCAGTTGGTTTATCTCCTATTCACTGGGCATGTAGAGATGGTTATCTAAATGTAGTAAAACATATTTTAGATAAATCACCTTCTCTGGTTCACAATACAGACAATCCTTATAAATTCACGCCACTTCATTGGGCTTCTAGAAGAGGGTTTAAAGAGATCATTGAACTGCTTGTTTCTAAAGGTGCTAGCAAAAGAGCTACAAGCAAAAGCGGATTTACCCCTTTGATGTTGGCTATATCTAATAAGCATGAAGAGTTGAAAAGTATCCTTTCACCAGATGGGTTTTCAAGACATTCAAAATTGGTAGACAAAGATTGGAAGTGTAGTATTTGTATAGAAAGTGTACAGGACTCCAGGGATAAAATCTTTCCTGTCATCCCACTAGATTGTGGTCATAAATTCCATTTTAGATGCATTACACAGAATGTATTAAGCCAACACCAAAATCATCAAACCATTAATTGTCCTAATTGCCGTGGAAATCTGTCAGCAGATATAGTCCAAAAAATAGTTTCTAGTGCTACTGCTCCAACCATGAGTGCATTTAGTACGTTAAATGCAGTCAGGCAAAAAAATACGCCAATGTTAAAGTCTCTATTAGAAAAAGGGGGCAATCCTAATGAATCATCTATTTCCAATGCAGCCTTAGAAGAAGCTGTTCGTCAATCTAATTATGAGATGGTAACCTTGTTATTGGACTATGGAGCTGATCCTACATACCAAGACCCTGGAACAAATAATACGCCTCTGCATTATGCAGCAGATAATATGCTTTTTGAAAGAACTAGTCAGGATGTATCTGATAAAATATTCATAGCCCTTATTAAGCATGGTGCTAAGGTAAATATGCAACGATTAGGGTCTGATAGCCGTGAAACACCTAGAGATTGTGTGTGTACGTATGATAATCCTCTGCTTGTTTTAACGGAAGCTGGCGGTATTCGTTCAGGCTATTTCGATGATATTCAACCTGCATTTGGCTTGTCAGGAAGTAAAGTTAAGCAGAAGATTTTGTTTAGTAAGGAACTAGAGTCGCGAGGCTATCACGCAAAATTATAG
- a CDS encoding type IV secretory system conjugative DNA transfer family protein encodes MKISRICINDRYLKWAVDLVFYSGFGCYTRLILVGSICFLAWDRLKLFLSKSFSKNNGFTYTVLLFLWLIFTCCFISFERICIYLSRYDFIKSREWLIPYLFILFFTAFALPFWFYRGIKPSIKKDKNLIISPLFYDKNSHFSIALPTKNGLLPINNPQRGIYILGGPGSGKTRYILEPILYEMIRKGYCGLVYDYDFEGTPVDPKKSYCLSKFIYNCYLKLPERSKKNISFKTINFMDLNKSSRINPIDPIYISDRAYLEEYVTVLLKNLNPGGKDDFWYLSTKSLLKGIIAYLSNQAKSCCTLPHVLTLSTKPFGKILSLIEQDSEAYSYASSIFDAYKGGDKSSGQLIGIIASFKTSLQPLIDKNLFWVLSKNEIKLNINDNVAPTILCIGNFPPAKSAFSPVISLLITICFKSMYGHNRTKSFVAIDELPTLYIPGLSEVPATARKYGISTISYIQSNAQLEDTYGSIGAKKIQSTLSNQFMGNCGVESSRYASSIFGKEEHTIKSTSSSETCHSNTQGHHTTHGENITIHEQELIKPNEFASFDVGFFAGKVVESDSVFFQEQFKNVSSYDKNFKNELLKDLPDVTKVSNEDIAANQRKIEKEIDLLLEYM; translated from the coding sequence ATGAAAATAAGTAGAATTTGTATTAATGACCGATACTTAAAATGGGCAGTTGATTTAGTATTCTATTCAGGGTTTGGGTGCTATACTCGACTGATTTTAGTAGGGTCTATTTGTTTTTTAGCGTGGGATAGATTAAAGTTATTTTTATCAAAATCTTTCAGTAAAAATAATGGTTTTACGTATACAGTATTACTCTTTTTATGGTTAATATTTACCTGTTGTTTTATATCTTTTGAAAGGATATGTATTTATTTATCCAGGTATGATTTTATAAAATCACGCGAATGGTTAATACCTTATCTATTTATACTGTTTTTTACTGCTTTTGCACTTCCATTTTGGTTTTATAGAGGCATAAAACCTTCTATAAAAAAAGATAAAAATTTAATTATTAGTCCTTTATTTTACGATAAAAATTCGCATTTTAGTATTGCTTTACCTACTAAAAATGGTCTATTACCCATCAATAATCCTCAAAGAGGAATTTATATACTAGGCGGTCCTGGAAGTGGTAAAACTAGATATATTTTAGAGCCAATATTATATGAAATGATACGAAAAGGCTATTGTGGTCTTGTATATGATTATGATTTTGAAGGTACTCCAGTAGATCCAAAAAAGAGTTATTGCTTGTCTAAATTTATATATAATTGTTATTTAAAATTACCAGAAAGGTCCAAGAAGAATATTTCTTTTAAGACGATTAATTTTATGGATTTGAATAAAAGTAGTCGCATTAATCCTATTGATCCTATATACATATCGGATAGGGCCTATTTAGAAGAATATGTAACCGTATTATTAAAAAATCTTAACCCTGGCGGGAAAGATGATTTTTGGTATTTAAGTACTAAATCTCTTCTAAAAGGCATTATCGCTTACTTATCCAATCAAGCAAAAAGTTGTTGTACGCTACCACACGTGTTAACATTATCTACTAAGCCTTTTGGTAAAATATTAAGTTTAATAGAACAAGATTCAGAAGCCTATTCCTATGCAAGTTCGATATTTGATGCTTATAAAGGTGGAGATAAATCATCAGGCCAGCTAATAGGTATCATAGCAAGCTTTAAAACAAGCTTACAACCACTAATTGACAAGAATTTATTTTGGGTCTTGAGTAAAAATGAAATAAAGTTAAATATCAATGATAATGTTGCTCCAACCATACTCTGTATAGGCAATTTTCCACCTGCCAAATCAGCTTTCAGTCCAGTGATATCTCTACTAATTACCATATGTTTTAAATCTATGTATGGACATAATAGAACGAAGAGTTTTGTGGCCATAGATGAGCTACCTACCTTATACATCCCAGGCCTTTCAGAAGTCCCAGCTACGGCAAGAAAATACGGTATTAGTACCATTTCTTATATACAATCGAATGCCCAACTAGAAGATACCTATGGCAGTATAGGTGCTAAAAAGATACAAAGTACCCTAAGCAATCAATTTATGGGAAACTGTGGTGTAGAGTCTTCTAGATATGCCAGTTCCATCTTTGGCAAGGAAGAACATACGATCAAGTCTACAAGTTCCTCAGAAACCTGTCACAGTAATACTCAAGGTCATCATACTACACATGGTGAAAATATCACTATACATGAACAAGAGTTGATCAAACCTAATGAGTTTGCAAGTTTTGATGTGGGATTTTTTGCGGGGAAAGTAGTAGAAAGTGATAGTGTATTTTTTCAAGAACAATTTAAAAATGTATCGTCCTATGACAAAAACTTTAAAAATGAGTTGTTAAAAGACTTACCAGATGTTACAAAAGTTAGTAATGAAGATATTGCAGCCAATCAAAGGAAAATAGAAAAAGAGATAGATCTACTTTTGGAGTATATGTAG
- the mobV gene encoding MobV family relaxase, with the protein MAFATFNIKGYKSGLVGIGKHIDRSCREAKKTGNFEDKEEKHLTEELGLHIDPSRTYLNEELVDTGGKSLSELVEKRISEGYKLSKAIRSDAVKALGLVMTGSHDRMKEIESNEKLFESWKKANWDFACKEFGGEKNIVRFSIHRDERTPHIHCVVVPITPDGRLSAKYYKDGIIKLQGYQNRYAEAMSPFGLERGIEVSLTGRKHTTSKEYYKSINKIEREIVAEIKHINTLNPFHREQAKEELEKIQDKLRSLEEENRGFKQEVIYSRNTHKTLIEHRINNDLERVKHEVNLIQHAASMGYVLDKEKSSNTWAVMEKENDKILIKNGPNQNGHWMYKSLVDEQEKGTIVDFMQKRGFSYQSICGLSSRHLDDRVIKDQKSLSVEMEDALSQRYIAQEAFDRIVEHKKGNYLACRGIDQDVYDCYAGVKVGNQAVFALYRDIDSNGKGTICSTISYQFYAKGTMSDGGCFNSTKYFQKGLPRGLSVLVDYNVPVKHIVVSESPIDALSYKQLDRPLDGTMYVSTCGSLSEDVKRELANVFSNAKENGWSVTLAFDNDKAGSHMDKEVRELADACLVNCKSSIPSQFKDWNEELVYSLGRQEMLKKLQKELVTSGQEHELRKQHERGPTVMGMEIPCE; encoded by the coding sequence ATGGCATTTGCAACATTTAACATTAAAGGATATAAAAGTGGATTAGTAGGTATTGGTAAGCATATAGATAGGTCGTGCAGAGAGGCTAAAAAAACAGGAAACTTCGAGGATAAAGAAGAGAAGCATTTAACTGAAGAACTAGGTTTACATATAGATCCATCTAGAACATACTTAAATGAAGAATTGGTAGATACAGGTGGTAAATCCTTATCTGAATTAGTTGAGAAAAGGATATCAGAAGGTTATAAACTATCTAAAGCTATTCGTTCAGATGCAGTTAAAGCTTTAGGTTTAGTTATGACCGGTAGTCATGATCGAATGAAAGAAATAGAATCCAATGAAAAGTTATTTGAAAGTTGGAAAAAGGCTAATTGGGATTTTGCTTGCAAAGAATTCGGAGGAGAAAAAAACATTGTTCGATTTTCTATCCATAGAGATGAACGAACACCTCACATTCATTGTGTAGTGGTTCCAATTACGCCAGATGGAAGATTAAGTGCTAAATACTATAAGGATGGTATCATAAAGTTACAAGGTTATCAAAATAGATATGCAGAAGCTATGTCACCATTTGGATTGGAACGTGGCATAGAAGTATCGTTAACTGGTAGAAAACACACTACTTCAAAAGAATACTATAAAAGTATAAATAAAATTGAGAGAGAGATAGTAGCAGAAATTAAGCATATAAATACCTTGAATCCATTTCATCGTGAACAAGCCAAAGAAGAATTAGAAAAAATACAAGATAAACTCCGATCCTTAGAAGAAGAAAATAGAGGTTTTAAACAGGAAGTTATCTATTCTAGAAATACGCATAAAACGCTTATTGAGCACCGCATTAATAATGATTTAGAAAGAGTCAAGCATGAAGTTAACCTGATTCAACATGCTGCTTCTATGGGTTATGTTCTAGATAAAGAAAAAAGCTCTAATACTTGGGCCGTTATGGAAAAAGAAAATGATAAAATTTTGATTAAAAATGGACCTAATCAGAATGGTCATTGGATGTATAAATCTTTAGTAGATGAACAAGAGAAAGGAACCATTGTAGATTTTATGCAAAAACGTGGATTTAGTTATCAGAGTATTTGTGGATTGTCTAGCAGGCATTTAGATGATCGGGTTATTAAAGATCAAAAATCATTGTCTGTAGAGATGGAAGATGCGTTATCCCAACGATATATCGCTCAAGAGGCGTTTGATAGGATTGTTGAGCATAAAAAAGGGAATTATTTGGCTTGTAGAGGGATTGATCAGGATGTTTACGATTGTTATGCAGGTGTTAAAGTAGGTAACCAAGCTGTATTTGCTTTATACAGGGATATAGATAGTAACGGAAAAGGTACTATATGCAGCACCATTAGCTATCAATTTTATGCTAAAGGTACTATGTCAGATGGTGGATGTTTTAATAGCACTAAATACTTTCAAAAAGGGCTTCCTCGTGGTTTATCTGTATTAGTTGACTATAATGTACCTGTAAAGCATATTGTGGTCTCAGAAAGCCCTATAGATGCTTTAAGCTATAAGCAATTGGATAGACCTTTAGATGGTACTATGTATGTTTCTACTTGTGGCAGTCTGTCTGAAGACGTTAAAAGGGAACTTGCAAACGTTTTTTCTAATGCTAAGGAGAATGGGTGGTCTGTGACACTCGCTTTTGATAATGATAAAGCTGGTAGTCATATGGATAAGGAGGTTCGTGAGTTAGCTGATGCGTGTCTGGTAAACTGTAAATCATCCATACCCTCTCAGTTTAAAGACTGGAATGAAGAATTGGTATATAGTTTAGGAAGGCAAGAAATGCTTAAAAAGCTTCAAAAAGAATTGGTGACTAGTGGGCAGGAGCACGAATTGCGTAAGCAACACGAAAGGGGGCCGACTGTAATGGGAATGGAAATTCCTTGCGAGTAG